The sequence below is a genomic window from Oscillospiraceae bacterium.
GCCGCCGGTGGCCAGCTTGGCCTCCATCCGGTTGCCCTCCCTATAGTGCTCGATCCGCGTAAAATCAAACATGGGCCCGCCTCCTTTCCGTCCATTATACAGGAGGGGCGCACCGGACACAAGACGCGAAAAACGGAAAAATACAGTTGACAAAAGCACCCTGTCCCGCTATAATAATCTAGCGGCCTTTCCTTGAGGCCGCACAGCTATGCGGATGTGCTGGAACTGGTAGACTGGCTAGCTTGAGGTGCTAGTGTCCCATGGACGTACGGGTTCGACTCCCGTCATCCGCACCACATAATATGCTTTAAAGTGGGAGCGATTGTTCCCACTTTAAAGCATAGCATATAGTAAAATTTACACCAGCAGTACCTACCGCTCTTGGCAAAGAGCTGTTCACGGCCTTAATGTCTATTCAAAAACGGGGGCACAGGGATCCCGTTCGGCCTGTCCGTACGAGTTGGGCACCCAAGCTAAGCCTAGGGAGTAGTATTATATCACCGCTGTCATAGGGATGGACATTGCCAAATGCCCCTTACTGCACTCGCACTTCGGCACAAATGTATCGAAGTTAAAAGCAAGCGTCTTACCCAGCGTGCAAAACTGGCCCTCGGACACCTTATCAGGGCGCCCACGGTGACTTTCGATCAGTCTGCTGGTCTGACGTACCACTTAATTTGTTTTCCTTGTGGTGGGTACGTGTTTTTCAAGGTACCTGCTTGCCAGCCTGGCGCTGGCGAACGTCTCCGTTGTGGCTGCAGCGGAGGCGTTTTTTATTTGGGCGCAAAACGCCGTGATAATTTTATCATAACTTAGTGATTGTTGCAACCAAAATTTACATATTTACGATTTGATTTTTATGGCTACACGCGAGGGGTTACGCTGGGCTGCTCATAAGATTTATCAAGTAACTCCCAAGATTCCTTTTCAGCTCTACAATAAGGACACTCCCCCTGTAACCACTCCATGAGATACTCTTTGCCGCAGCTCGGGCATGTGATTGCATCCTGGCTCTTTCCTGCGTATTGCTGCATATGGCGTTGCAGCATGATGACCTGATATTGGGCTTGATGTTTGCAGACTAACGCAGCATGGTGATCCCGTGCAAGCGCCACGACCTCCTGCCGGGACACGGAGATAGCCTGGTTCGACCGCGCCCTGCTTCCGGGCTTAACCCATCCAGACCTGGGCTGGTCATTATACTTTTCCTCCAGGGCTTTAGCAGCTGCAAGTTCAGCGGCGATTTTCTTTTCTAAACCGTTCATAGTACACCTCTTTTTTCCGACCGGGCTTGTGAGTTGTACATAATATCACTATAAATTGTGACATTGTTCGTGTATAATTAGCCAGAAAAGGTGGTGACATTATGCCTATAAGTTATGTAAAATGATGAAGCTGTTTGAGGGTAGAGGGATAAACAGCTACACGGTGAAAAAAGATGGTGTGATGGGGCAAGCCACGTATAAAAAGATTCATGATGGTGGCCACATCGATACCCGCACCATTGAAAGCCTGTGCAGATACCTTCACTGACAGCCTGGAGACATAATGGAATATATCCCTGACGGAACGGACAAGTAGAATGAAAAGACAAAAAAGGCCTGGAGCATGGTAACTGCTCCAGGCTCTGCTTTATAATTTGTTATTTTAGCTGATTCTGTCCGGCGTTTCATCCGTGAGAGATTCGGGCGTCCTACTCCACCAGGCCGTATTTGACCTTGATGCGGTCCAGCTTTTCCAGCATGGGCTCCGCCGCGAACCAGAGGAAGAAGGCGGTGGCGGCGGCCTGGACGCAGTCCATGAGGAAGCCGGAGATGTAGTACGCCAGAATGATGTTCCAGTTGATGGTATACGACCACATGAGGGCGGATGCCGGATTCATAATCCCGCCGTAGACGACGATGGCCGCCAGCGCGCCGAAGGTGCACAGGGAGCCTCTGGTGCGGCGCAGCAGGCCCTTGCGGAAGAGCACGCCGGCCAGAAACCCGATGACGCCCATGCTGAACATCTGCCACGGCGTCCACGGCCCCTGGCTGAGCATGACGTTGGAGAGCAGCATCGTCATGGCCCCCACCAGGAAGCCGGTCTCCCCGCCAAAGGCCACGCCCGCGATGATGCACAGCGCCATGACCGGCTTGAACTGCGGCAGCATAAAGAAGGCGGCGCGCCCCGCCACGCCGATGGCGCACAGTACGGCGATGACCACCAGCTCCCGCGCCTGGGGCTTGCGTCCCTCGAAGATGAGGAAGAAGGGGAGCATACACTCCATCAGCACCAGAAGGGCGATAAAATAGTACTTTTTCCCGCCCAGGTAGTAGGTGCCCACAAAGAGCGTCAGCGGGACGAGCAGCAGGATCATGACGGCTGCGGCCACGGTCCGCCGGGAAAGCCTGCGCTTCCCCCTGGGGACCTGGGCCGTAACCGGCGGGCTGGAACGGCGGCTGATGGATAGGGTGAACACGAGCAGCGCCCCAATCAGCACGGCGTAAAGGCCCGCGTAGCCTCCCGCCAGGCCGGTCAGGCCCTCCGCGCCCACCAGCGCGGTCAGGTCGGTGAGGCCCATGGCCTGGACAAAGGCGGCGGCCGCCGCCGCGGCCGACACCCCCGCAAGGGCCTTCCGCCAGAGGGGCAGCTTTCGGGGCTTCTCATCCGGGCTGCCGGAGGCGGGCGGGGGCAGGGGCGGGCAATCCTCCGGAAGCATGGGCGCGGGGGGCAGCTCCCCGCCGCAGGCGGCGATCACGTCCTCGGCGGTGACGGCCTCGGGGATCAGGCCCCGAGCCATACGGTTGGCCGAGGTGGTGTAAAAGCTGTTGCCGGAGAAAAAGGCCCGGGGCGCCCCCTCGGCCACGATGCTTCCGTCGAAGAACAGTGCGCAGCGGTGGGCGTATTTGGCGCAGAACTCAATGTCGTGGCTCACCATGAGCACGGCCACGCCCCGGTGTAGCAGGGTCTGAAGGATCTCGGCGAATACCTGCTTGAACTCCGCGTCCAGGCCCTTGGTGGGCTCGTCCAGCATGAGAATATCGGGGTCCAGCAGCAGCACCTTGGCCAGCGCCGCCCGCTGCTGCTCCCCGCCGGAGAGATCGTACGGGTGCCTGTCCAGCAGGCCCTCCAGGCGGCACAGGGCCACCGTCCGGGCGAGCTTGGCCTCCCGCGCCGCCGCCGCCCCGCGTCCGCCCTTGAGCAGCTCGGCCAGATCCTCCCGCAGGGTCTTTTTCACAAAGAGGGTCTGCGGGTTCTGAGGGAGCACCCCCACCCGGCCCTCCGCCCTAAATTCCCCGCGGTAGGGGGCCTTCAGCCCGGAGAGCAGCTTGAGGCTGGTGGTTTTGCCCGTGCCGTTGCCGCCCAGCAGCGCCAGGAACTCCCCCCGCTCCAGGGTGAGGGACAGGCCCTTTACCACGTCCGGCAGCTCCTTTTCGTAGCGGAACCAGAGATCGGCGGCCCGGAGGGCCGTCCCGCCAGGGTAAACGCGGGGGGCCGCCGGGGGCGGCTCCTCCAGCGCCCGACCCGCCGCGTAGGCCGTGAGCCAGTCCCGCCCCTCCCGCACCGTGACGGGGCAGGGGGCGGCGTTTTCCACCGCGGCCCACACCCGCATGGGGGTGGGCATGGACAGGAACATGGCGTGCCCCGCGTGCCTGAGCGCCGCGCCCACCTCGCCGGGCCTGCCCGTGCAGAGCAGCCGCCCCCGGTCCATGACCGCCACCCGCCCGGCCAGGGGGAAGGCGTCCTCCAGCCGGTGCTCCGTGAGCAGGATCGTGGTGCCTAATTCCCGGTTGATTCTGCCCAGGGTGGCCAGGAAGTCCGCGGCCGCGATGGGGTCGAGCTGGCTGGTGGGTTCGTCCAGGATCAGCACGCTGGGCTGCATGGCCATGATGGAGGCCAGGTTCAGCAGCTGCTTCTGCCCGCCGGAGAGGTCGGCCACGTTCTGATAAAACCAGGCCTGGATGCCGAAAAAGGAGGCCATCTCCGCCACCCGGCGGCGGATGGTGGGGGTGTCGCAGCCCAGGCTCTCCAGCCCGAAGGCCAGCTCGTGCCACACCTTGTCGGTGGCAATCTGGTTTTCCGGGGACTGCTGCACAAAGCCGATACGGGCGCTCTGCACCCGCTGGCCGAGCTCCTCCAGGGGTGTCCCCTCGAATAGGATCTCCCCCGTGCGCGCGCCGTGGGGGGCCAGCGCGGTTTTGAGCTGGCGCAGCAGGGTGGATTTTCCGCTGCCGGACGGTCCGCACAGCACCAGGAACTCCCCCTGCGCCACGGTGAGCGTCAGATCGTCAACGGCCCTGACCGTCTGCTCCGGGTAGGTGAAGCTCAGATTTGTGATTGCAAACGCGTCCATGTGCGATCCTCTCTTACATTCAGGATAACCGGCGTCAGGCACAGCGCCAGGTAGCAAAGCTGGAACATGGCCCCCAGCGGCGTGGGCGCGGCCCCCTTGGCCGTGGGGTAGTATCGCCAGTACAGCCCTCCCGCCAGCACACCGGAGAGCACGAACACCCCGCAGAACAGCAGCCACCCCAGCGCGGCCCGGTCCCGGTTGTCGAAGCGGTAGATGGAAAAGGCGGTGCGCCCCGGAAGGCCGTAACCCCGGCCCTTCATGGAGTCCGCCGTCTCGATGGCGTTCTCCAGTGCCCATGTGACCATGATGGACAGGATGGTCACGCCGTTTTTCGCCCGCCGGAGTAACCCGCCCTCGGACACGTCCCGCCCCACGCACCGCTGGGCCTCGGCCACCGTCCGCAGCTGGGCGCGGAACCTGGGGACAAACCGCAGCGCCATGGACAGCACCAGCGACAGCGCCGGGATGACCCGGCCGAACAGGTACACGAATTTGTCCGAGGTCATCACCGCCGTGTAGCAGGAAAACCAGGTGATTACGGCGGCCAGCATGGCCGCCGCCGCCAGACCATACAGAATACTCTCCAGCGTCAGCGGGTTGCCCGAGGGCAGGTAGGTCAAAAGCGTCGCCCCCTCGTGGTTGAACGCCGGGTTGAGCAGCGCGGCCATCAGCATCATGGGCAGCAGGAACAGCAGGCTGAAGCGCACGGCCCTGCGCCCGTTGAGGTAGATGGAATAGGCCAGCGCGCCGGCCAGGGAAATGAGCAGCGAGGCCGGGTGCATCAGGCACATTGTGTAGGCCAGCACCAGGGCGAAGTATAAAAAGTTGACGAGCGGGTGGTAGCTGGAAAAGGTGTCCCTGCCGCGCATATCCTCACCTCCTGACGGCGCCCGCGGCCCTATCCGCCCACGGCGGCATAGCCGCCCACGTCAACCCCCAGGTCGCAGGTGTACACCCACTCCACCACGTCCCCCTCCCGGAGCTGGTAGCGGGAGCAGCCGTAGTTGGGGAACCACCCGTTGACCTTGTACATCCAGCCGGAGAGCTCGCCGCAGTCGAACTCATAGAGGTTGTGGATGCCCTCGATATAGGCGGAGTTGTAGATGGGGGTGTTCTCGAATTCCATGTGGATTTTCGCCTTTTTCATCTCGCGCTGGAGTACGTTGAACACGCTTTCCCCCTCGTAGAAGGTGACGGTGGTGGCGGGGAAGATGACGCCGTCCTCCGGCACCAGCTCCTCCTTTTCGGGGTCCAGCCAGTCCATGTTGTCCAGGATGGTGGCGCAGGACACGGACAGCGTGCAGGTATACGCCGTGTCGGAGATCTCCGCGTCCTGCGGCTCCACCGGCACCGGCTTGCCCTCGGGCACCGGGTCGGTGAGGTAGCGGTCCTTCCCCGTGCCGGGGTCAATCGCCATGCCCTGGGACTGGGAGTAGTCCGCGTCGCCCCGCTCGACCCCGGGCGAGGAGCCTCCCGCGATGGCCGCCGCGGCCGCCAGCTTTTCATCCGCCGTCATACCGCCCTCAAGGCCGCCGGGCCGGGACTCCAGGCCCGACGTGGGTTGGGGGCTCTCCGCCGGGGCGGAGGCGGCTGGGGCGGGGGTGTCCGCGGGGGCCTGGGAGGGGGGCGCCGGGGCGGCCGTGGGCTCCGGCGTGCGGGTCTCCTCCGCGGGCGCGGAGGGCGCGGGGGTGGACGAGGCCGGCGCGCCCGGGGTGGGGGCCGCGTTGGCTGTGGGCGAGGGGGCGGCCGCCTGGGGCGGCGGGTCAACCGTCCAGCCCTGAAGGCCGGGGGCACTGCCGCCGTACCAGAACGCGCCGACCAAGATGACCAGGACGGCCAGCGCCCCGATCAGCTTTCCTTTCGTGAGCTTCATGCCTGCGCCTCACCGTCCCCCCAGGGGGTGTACAGGCAGTAGGCCGGGCAGAGCTCACCCATATAGATCCACACGTTCTCCCCCATCTCGATCGGCTGGGAGAAGGTGAGGTTGGGGATAAAGAGCTTCAGGGTCGTGCGCTTCAGGCCCTTGATGTTCAGGCCCTCCGCCGTGGGCGCGTCCCGGAATTGCGCCACCCGCTGCGCCAGATCCGCGATGCCCAGCTCCCGGGCCAGGCGGGGCAGGACCTCGTCCTCCCGGCAGTAGACCACGTTGTCGGAGTTTTTCAGCCAGTTAATATTCAGCATGGTGCGGTTCCCCCTTACAATAAATTCGCGCTTCCCAGCAGGTTAAAGACCATCTGGGCCACCTCGCAGCGCTTGATGGCCGCCGCGGGCCGGATCTCCAGCTCGCTCTGGTCCAGAATGTTCTCCTGGTAGCAGAAGGCCAGCCCCTCCCGCGCCCACTGGGCGGTGCTCACGTAGTCGGTGAACTGGGCCAGCACGTCCCGGATGGCCCCCGTGTCCATCGCGGTGTCCATCCCGCACAGCCCGGCGGCCCGGGCCACCATTACGGCGGCCTCCTGCCGGCTGATGGTGCCGTCGGGATGGAACGCGGCGCCGTCCCCGGTGCCGGTGACGATGCCGTAGGCGTGGGCCGTCCCCACATACCCGGCGTACCAGACCCCGGAGGGCACGTCGCTAAATTGGGAGGAGGCCTGGGGCTCCAGCCCCAGGGCCTTGACGATGATGGCGGCAAACTCGCAGCGGGTCATATTCCCATCGGGGTCGAAGCGCCCGTCGCTTTTGCCGCTGAGGATGCCCCGGGCGGCCAGGGCCTCGATGGCGGGCTGGTTTCTGTGGGCGTTTACGCCGGTGACGTCCGGGAAGGTGGCCTCCCTGTCCGTGATGGGCATGGACCGA
It includes:
- a CDS encoding septum site-determining protein MinC is translated as MDAFAITNLSFTYPEQTVRAVDDLTLTVAQGEFLVLCGPSGSGKSTLLRQLKTALAPHGARTGEILFEGTPLEELGQRVQSARIGFVQQSPENQIATDKVWHELAFGLESLGCDTPTIRRRVAEMASFFGIQAWFYQNVADLSGGQKQLLNLASIMAMQPSVLILDEPTSQLDPIAAADFLATLGRINRELGTTILLTEHRLEDAFPLAGRVAVMDRGRLLCTGRPGEVGAALRHAGHAMFLSMPTPMRVWAAVENAAPCPVTVREGRDWLTAYAAGRALEEPPPAAPRVYPGGTALRAADLWFRYEKELPDVVKGLSLTLERGEFLALLGGNGTGKTTSLKLLSGLKAPYRGEFRAEGRVGVLPQNPQTLFVKKTLREDLAELLKGGRGAAAAREAKLARTVALCRLEGLLDRHPYDLSGGEQQRAALAKVLLLDPDILMLDEPTKGLDAEFKQVFAEILQTLLHRGVAVLMVSHDIEFCAKYAHRCALFFDGSIVAEGAPRAFFSGNSFYTTSANRMARGLIPEAVTAEDVIAACGGELPPAPMLPEDCPPLPPPASGSPDEKPRKLPLWRKALAGVSAAAAAAAFVQAMGLTDLTALVGAEGLTGLAGGYAGLYAVLIGALLVFTLSISRRSSPPVTAQVPRGKRRLSRRTVAAAVMILLLVPLTLFVGTYYLGGKKYYFIALLVLMECMLPFFLIFEGRKPQARELVVIAVLCAIGVAGRAAFFMLPQFKPVMALCIIAGVAFGGETGFLVGAMTMLLSNVMLSQGPWTPWQMFSMGVIGFLAGVLFRKGLLRRTRGSLCTFGALAAIVVYGGIMNPASALMWSYTINWNIILAYYISGFLMDCVQAAATAFFLWFAAEPMLEKLDRIKVKYGLVE
- a CDS encoding cobalt transporter, coding for MRGRDTFSSYHPLVNFLYFALVLAYTMCLMHPASLLISLAGALAYSIYLNGRRAVRFSLLFLLPMMLMAALLNPAFNHEGATLLTYLPSGNPLTLESILYGLAAAAMLAAVITWFSCYTAVMTSDKFVYLFGRVIPALSLVLSMALRFVPRFRAQLRTVAEAQRCVGRDVSEGGLLRRAKNGVTILSIMVTWALENAIETADSMKGRGYGLPGRTAFSIYRFDNRDRAALGWLLFCGVFVLSGVLAGGLYWRYYPTAKGAAPTPLGAMFQLCYLALCLTPVILNVREDRTWTRLQSQI